The Euphorbia lathyris chromosome 3, ddEupLath1.1, whole genome shotgun sequence genome contains a region encoding:
- the LOC136223675 gene encoding probable methyltransferase PMT19 — MPELKNLSNPPLKILIFIILFSFFYILGFQTDLFNSTPPPPPPTQPDLLNCSDFNFSLPPLNFQSHHTLPLPQETDKDRTFFNFCPGNFTFFCPCHDPLKEVLFSTERFFHRERHCGETSEKLKCLVPVPDGYKKPFLWPKSRDFAWFKNVPFKKLSVFKKSQNWVRLEGELLVFPGGGTSFKKGVKGYVEEIGRLVPLKSGTIRTVLDVGCGVASFGAFLMDYKILTMSIAPRDIHEAQVQFALERGLPAMLGILSTHRLPFPSRSFDMAHCARCLVQWTAYGGLYLMEIDRVLRPGGYWVLSGPPISWKTSYNAWETKARELEHEQNILEDLARRLCWKKIGERGALAVWRKPTNHVHCVKKARTLKSRFCVSNDADAGWYTKMEPCITPLPDVKELHDVSGGALEKWPKRLNVAPPRIRSQGISVRAYNDENRMWKRRVGYYEKILKSLFEGTYRNVMDMNAGIGGFAAALAKYPVWVMNVVPFGARQSNNLSIVYDRGLLGTYTDWCEAFDTYPRTYDLIHAHGIFSMYSNKCDVVDILLEIQRIVRPEGAVIIRDHVDIIVKLKGITDRMRWRGKVFHSENGRYHPEKILLIDNSK, encoded by the exons ATGCCAGAACTCAAGAATCTCAGCAATCCCCCACTCAaaatcctcatcttcatcatcttattttctttcttctacATTCTCGGATTCCAAACAGACCTTTTCAACTccactcctcctcctcctcccccaACTCAACCAGACCTACTCAATTGTTCTGATTTCAACTTCTCATTACCTCCCCTAAACTTCCAATCTCACCACACACTTCCTCTCCCCCAAGAAACCGATAAAGATCGTACCTTTTTCAACTTTTGCCCTGGAAACTTCACTTTTTTTTGCCCTTGTCATGACCCATTGAAGGAAGTGTTGTTTTCGACTGAAAGATTCTTCCACAGAGAGAGGCATTGTGGTGAAACTAGTGAGAAATTGAAGTGTTTGGTTCCTGTTCCTGATGGGTATAAAAAGCCGTTTCTTTGGCCAAAAAGTAGGGACTTTGCCTGGTTCAAGAATGTGCCTTTCAAGAAGCTAAGTGTGTTTAAGAAATCGCAGAATTGGGTTAGATTGGAAGGTGAATTGCTGGTTTTTCCTGGTGGTGGGACTTCGTTTAagaaaggagttaagggttatgTTGAGGAGATTGGACGTTTAGTGCCTTTGAAATCTGGGACTATTAGGACTGTTCTTGATGTTGGATGTGGG gttgcaaGCTTTGGGGCATTTCTAATGGACTACAAAATATTGACAATGTCAATAGCACCAAGAGATATACATGAGGCTCAAGTACAATTTGCTCTGGAAAGGGGTCTTCCAGCTATGCTCGGTATACTTAGCACTCATCGGTTGCCATTCCCGTCGAGATCCTTCGATATGGCTCATTGCGCAAGATGCCTGGTGCAATGGACTGCTTATG GTGGACTCTATCTGATGGAGATTGACCGAGTGTTGCGCCCTGGTGGCTACTGGGTACTATCCGGTCCGCCTATAAGTTGGAAAACTTCCTACAATGCCTGGGAGACGAAGGCGCGCGAGTTAGAACACGAGCAGAACATATTGGAAGATCTTGCTAGGCGGCTCTGCTGGAAGAAAATAGGAGAAAGAGGAGCCCTTGCTGTCTGGAGAAAACCAACGAATCACGTACACTGCGTCAAAAAGGCCCGAACTTTGAAGTCTCGTTTTTGCGTTAGCAATGACGCTGATGCGGGATG GTATACGAAGATGGAACCGTGTATTACTCCTCTTCCGGACGTGAAAGAGCTCCACGATGTATCCGGGGGTGCTCTCGAAAAATGGCCGAAAAGATTGAATGTTGCTCCACCTAGAATTAGAAGCCAAGGAATTTCGGTCAGAGCTTACAACGATGAGAACCGGATGTGGAAAAGAAGAGTTGGATATTATGAGAAGATACTTAAGTCTCTCTTTGAAGGTACTTATAGAAATGTAATGGATATGAATGCTGGCATTGGTGGTTTTGCTGCAGCACTGGCTAAGTATCCGGTTTGGGTAATGAATGTCGTACCTTTCGGTGCAAGACAATCGAACAATCTTAGCATCGTGTATGATCGCGGCCTTCTTGGAACTTACACGGATTG GTGTGAAGCCTTCGATACGTACCCGAGGACGTACGATCTGATTCATGCACACGGCATATTCAGCATGTATAGTAACAA GTGTGACGTTGTTGATATCCTCCTCGAAATTCAGCGGATTGTTCGACCGGAAGGGGCTGTGATAATAAGAGATCATGTTGATATCATTGTGAAATTGAAAGGCATCACTGATAGGATGAGATGGCGCGGGAAGGTCTTCCACAGCGAAAACGGACGTTATCACCCAGAGAAGATACTATTAATAGACAATTCTAAATAG